In Gammaproteobacteria bacterium, the DNA window TTGGCTGGCGATATTGGAACAGCTATCGCGATAACCAGGCGGAGCAGGCTTCGCTGACCTATGATGCTTTCGTTAAAGCGGTGGAAAAACCGGATGCCGAGCAAGCGCGCCAGCGCGGCCAGGGTTTACTGGCGGAGTTCCCGAATTCCGCCTACGCTGCCTTGACCACGCTGCGCCTGGCCAAGCTGGCGGTGGATGACGGCGATAACGCCACCGCCATCCAGCGCTTGCAATGGGTCATTGATCACGCCAAGCTCGCTGAACTGCAGGACATCGCGCGATTTCGCCTGGCGCGGGTATTGTTCGCCGTTGGCCAGTTGAAGGATGCCGAAAAGCAGTTAGACAATATCACAACCTCCAGTTTGACTGCGGAGTTGGAAGAATTGCGGGGTGATCTTTACCTGGCCGGCAAGGATGTCGAGAAGGCCCGCACCGCTTACGCCACCGCACTGGCGGCGGGCGGGACCAACCGTATCCTGCAAATCAAACTTAACAACCTGACGGCGCCCACCGCTGAAACGGTCATCGCTGCGCCCAAACCTCCGCCTCCGGTCACCGAGGCCCCGCCAGCGCCAGCCCCGGAAACTGTCCCGGTTGGCGAATCGGCCCCAGAGGAACCGGCAGTTACCAAGGAACAGGCTCCCGTCGAGCCAACCCCGGAACCGGTAGCCACTGAACCGACTTCCGTGGAAGCCACACCGGAACCGGTAGCCACTGAACCGACTTCCGTGGAAGCCGCACCGGAACCGGTAGCCACTGAATCGACCCCCATCGAACCGATCCCGGAACCGGTTCCCGTGGAAGCCACACTGGAACCGGCAGTTACCGAACCTGCTTCGATTGAACCGGCTCCCATTGAATCGACCCCGGAACCAGCTCCTGTAGAAGCCACTCCGGAACCGGCGCCGCCCGCTTCTCCGACTTCTCCTTCAGGTCCGTCATCATGATTCGCCTTGCGTTTCCTTTCCTGATCCTGATCCTGAGCGCCGGCTGTAGCACCATTAGCGGCTGGTTTGGCGATTCCGATAATTCCATCCCTCCGGCTGAGTTGCAAGCTATCGCTCAACCGATTGGCGTTCAGCAGCTTTGGGAAACCCGGATCGGTTCCGGCGCTGAAAAACAATTCATCCGCCTGACGCCGGCCCTGGCCGACGGGCACATCTACGCCGCCAGTCACGATGGAACCGTGGCGGCGCTGGATGCGCTCAGCGGACAACGCTTATGGGAAATCTCAACGAATCTGCCGATTTCCGGTGGCGTCGGTTTGAGCGACAATGGTCTGGTGCTGGTGGGTACGAGTGAAGGCGAAGTAGTCGCATTCCGTCAGGAAAATGGTCAGGAAGCCTGGCGCGCCCGGGCTTCAAGCGAAGTGCTGGCCCCGCCGCGCGCCGCCAGCGGCATCGTCGTGGTGCGCGCTGTCGATGGCAAATTTACCGGATTCGACGCCAATTCCGGCGAACTCCGCTGGGTCTATACGCACGCTATGCCTGCGCTAAGCCTGCGCGGCAGCGCCCCGCCTCTAGTCACGCGCGATCTGGTGATTGCTGGACTCGACAGTGGCAAATTGCTGGTGCTGGCGCTGGCCAAAGGTCTGCCGCTGACCGAAAAAACCGTGGCTACGCCGCACGGCCGCACCGAGATCGAACGGCTGATCGATATTGATTCCGAACCCAAAGCGTTCGCCGATACGCTTTATCTCGTCGCTTATCACGGCAATGTGGCCGCTATTGATATGCGCAGCGGCGCCCTGGTCTGGAACCGTGAGATTTCCAGTTACGCCGGGCTGGATGTGGATGCCCGGCAAGTCTATGTCAGTGATGATGCCGATGCGGTGCTGGCGCTGGATCGGATGACCGGCGGCACGTTCTGGAAACAAGCCGACTTGACCGGTCGCCGGTTGTCGGCCCCGGTAGCCACCACTGACGCAGTGGTGGTAGGCGACTTTGAAGGTTATTTGCACTGGCTGCGCAAGGAAGATGGCCGGATTGTTGGCCGGATTCGCGCGGCCAGCAAGGCGATTGTCGCCCCACCGGTCGCCGTAGGCGATGTGGTTTTCGTCCAGGGTCAGGGCGGCGCGCTCGGCGCTTTCCGCGCTGGCGGTTCGTGAACGGTTCCCTTGATTCTGCGCATCGCCATCCCCTCGCCCCTGTATCGAACCTTTGATTACCTGCCCCCGCCAGACTGCGATCCTGCTGTGTTGCGGCCAGGAATGCGGGTGCAGGTCCCCTTCGGTCGAAGACAGGTCGTCGGGTTCCTGGTCGAACTGAGCGCTGACACGCTGCTGAATCCCGCCAGCCTGCGGCCTGCGCTGACGATTCTCGATACTGAACCGGTCTTGCCCGCCGACGTACTGGCGTTAATCCAGTGGGCGCAACGCTATTATCACCATCCCCCTGGAGAGGTTTTCGCAACCGCTTTACCGGTCTTGTTGCGCCAAGGCGAACCCGCCACACACCCAGCCCCAACGCCGGTCTGGCGTATTACTGAAGCCGGCCATGCCGCGCTCGCTGACGCCGCCTATGCGCGCCGCGCGCCGGTTCAATGGCGCATGCTTGACTATCTGGCGCGTTGTCCCGATGGCGCTGAACCCGAAACCTTGCGCGCGGTCGTCAGCAACAGTGCAGGCATCCTGCGCGCCTTGCGGGACAAAGGCTGGGTGGAATGTCGCGCGGCGTCGGAAAATGCTCCAGCTCCTCCTCATTCCCTGCCGCCGCCGCTGACTACAGCCCAGGCGGAGGCGGTCACTACGATCCTTTCAGCTCTGGGCCGCTTTGAGGTCTTTCTGCTCGAAGGCGTCACCGGCAGCGGTAAAACTGAGGTTTACCTACAAGCCATTGAAGCGGTGCTGGCGCGTGGTCGTCAGGCGCTGGTGCTGACCCCGGAAATCGGCCTGACCCCGCAATTGTTGGCCCGTTTCCAGGAACGGTTGCCCGGACCGCTAGCGGTGTCGCACTCCGGTCTCAGCGACGCTGAGCGGCTCAAAGCCTGGTTGCTGGCGCGCGAGGGTCGCGCTCGAGTGGTGGTCGGCACTCGTTCAGCGGTCTTCGCGCCATTGCAAGCGCCCGGTATTTTGATCATTGACGAAGAACACGATTCATCTTTCAAACAGCAGGACGGTTTTCGTTACCACGCCCGCGACTTGGCGGTGGTGCGGGGCCGGCAACTCGGCGTTCCGGTCGTGTTGGGTTCCGCCACGCCTGCTCTGGAAAGTTGCCATAACACGCAACAAGGCCGCTACCATCGACTCCCCTTGCCGGAACGGGTGGGCGGCGGCGCTGAACCACCGATTTATATTCTCGACGTGCGCCGGCAACCGATGCGCGAGGGATTGTCACAACCCCTGCTGGAACGAATTCGCGTTCATCTGGATCGGGATGAGCAGGTGTTGCTGTTTCTCAACCGGCGCGGGTTTGCCCCAATCCTGCTTTGTCATGAATGCGGCTGGTCCAGTCAGTGCCGGCATTGCGACGCTCGCATGACCCTGCATCTGCGCCGCCAGCGGTTGATTTGCCATCATTGCGGCGATCAGCGACCGGTGGACGCCACCTGCCCGCAGTGCGGCAGTGTTGATTTACGTGGCTTCGGCCAGGGCACCGAGCGCCTGGAAACCGCGCTCCGTCAGGAATTTCCCGAGACCGGGATTGCGCGCATGGACCGCGACAGTACCCGCCGCCGTGGCAGTCTGGAAGCTTTGCTGACCGAGATTCAGGCTGGCGGTCGCCGCCTATTGATTGGCACCCAGATGCTGGCGAAGGGTCATCACTTTCCCGATGTGACCCTGGTGGGAATTATTGACGCTGACCAAGGATTGTATGGCATCGACTTTCGCGCCAGCGAACGCATGGCGCAACTGATCCTGCAAGTCGCCGGACGGGCGGGGCGGGCGGAAAAACCGGGCATGGTGATCATCCAAACGCATCATCCCGACCACCCTTTATTGCGCACCCTGGTCTCACGGGGTTATGCAGCTTTCGCTGCGGAAGCGCTGACCGAACGCCAAGAAGCGTTGTTGCCGCCGTTCGCCCATCAGGCCCTGTTGCGCGCAGAAGCGGTTGACCCGGAGCGAGCCACCGGATTTCTGCAACGGGCGCTGGCGCTGGCCGAGCCATTGGCGGA includes these proteins:
- a CDS encoding tetratricopeptide repeat protein, whose amino-acid sequence is MEQYTDDERVEDLKKWWSENGLSLMVGIVLGIAAIFGWRYWNSYRDNQAEQASLTYDAFVKAVEKPDAEQARQRGQGLLAEFPNSAYAALTTLRLAKLAVDDGDNATAIQRLQWVIDHAKLAELQDIARFRLARVLFAVGQLKDAEKQLDNITTSSLTAELEELRGDLYLAGKDVEKARTAYATALAAGGTNRILQIKLNNLTAPTAETVIAAPKPPPPVTEAPPAPAPETVPVGESAPEEPAVTKEQAPVEPTPEPVATEPTSVEATPEPVATEPTSVEAAPEPVATESTPIEPIPEPVPVEATLEPAVTEPASIEPAPIESTPEPAPVEATPEPAPPASPTSPSGPSS
- the bamB gene encoding outer membrane protein assembly factor BamB, coding for MIRLAFPFLILILSAGCSTISGWFGDSDNSIPPAELQAIAQPIGVQQLWETRIGSGAEKQFIRLTPALADGHIYAASHDGTVAALDALSGQRLWEISTNLPISGGVGLSDNGLVLVGTSEGEVVAFRQENGQEAWRARASSEVLAPPRAASGIVVVRAVDGKFTGFDANSGELRWVYTHAMPALSLRGSAPPLVTRDLVIAGLDSGKLLVLALAKGLPLTEKTVATPHGRTEIERLIDIDSEPKAFADTLYLVAYHGNVAAIDMRSGALVWNREISSYAGLDVDARQVYVSDDADAVLALDRMTGGTFWKQADLTGRRLSAPVATTDAVVVGDFEGYLHWLRKEDGRIVGRIRAASKAIVAPPVAVGDVVFVQGQGGALGAFRAGGS
- a CDS encoding primosomal protein N' — its product is MILRIAIPSPLYRTFDYLPPPDCDPAVLRPGMRVQVPFGRRQVVGFLVELSADTLLNPASLRPALTILDTEPVLPADVLALIQWAQRYYHHPPGEVFATALPVLLRQGEPATHPAPTPVWRITEAGHAALADAAYARRAPVQWRMLDYLARCPDGAEPETLRAVVSNSAGILRALRDKGWVECRAASENAPAPPHSLPPPLTTAQAEAVTTILSALGRFEVFLLEGVTGSGKTEVYLQAIEAVLARGRQALVLTPEIGLTPQLLARFQERLPGPLAVSHSGLSDAERLKAWLLAREGRARVVVGTRSAVFAPLQAPGILIIDEEHDSSFKQQDGFRYHARDLAVVRGRQLGVPVVLGSATPALESCHNTQQGRYHRLPLPERVGGGAEPPIYILDVRRQPMREGLSQPLLERIRVHLDRDEQVLLFLNRRGFAPILLCHECGWSSQCRHCDARMTLHLRRQRLICHHCGDQRPVDATCPQCGSVDLRGFGQGTERLETALRQEFPETGIARMDRDSTRRRGSLEALLTEIQAGGRRLLIGTQMLAKGHHFPDVTLVGIIDADQGLYGIDFRASERMAQLILQVAGRAGRAEKPGMVIIQTHHPDHPLLRTLVSRGYAAFAAEALTERQEALLPPFAHQALLRAEAVDPERATGFLQRALALAEPLADELELMGPAPAPMERRAGRYRAHLLIQAVQRQALHRFLGRWTPLLWAERTDRQVRWSLDIDPMELY